A single Nicotiana tabacum cultivar K326 chromosome 5, ASM71507v2, whole genome shotgun sequence DNA region contains:
- the LOC142181276 gene encoding non-specific lipid-transfer protein 2-like, which produces MEMVGKIACFVVLCMVVVAPHAEALSCGQVQSGLAPCLPYLQGRGPLGSCCGGVKGLLGAAKSPADRKTACTCLKSAANAIKGIDMGKAAGLPCACGVNIPYKISPSTDCSKYVFHLLHSKFLLSLHY; this is translated from the coding sequence atggaaATGGTAGGTAAGATTGCATGCTTTGTGGTTTTGTGCATGGTGGTGGTTGCACCCCATGCAGAGGCACTGAGCTGCGGCCAAGTTCAGTCCGGCTTGGCTCCTTGTCTCCCTTATTTGCAGGGCCGCGGCCCTTTGGGGAGCTGTTGTGGTGGTGTTAAAGGTCTGTTGGGTGCAGCCAAGTCCCCAGCTGACCGCAAGACTGCATGCACTTGCCTGAAATCGGCTGCTAATGCTATTAAGGGCATTGATATGGGCAAAGCCGCTGGACTCCCCTGTGCTTGTGGCGTCAACATCCCCTACAAGATCAGCCCCTCCACTGACTGCTCTAAGTACgtttttcatcttcttcactcTAAGTTCTTGCTATCCCTGCACTATTAA